CATGGCCAGAGCGAAGAACAGACCGAGCCGCTTGAGCAGGGGTACGGCGATGATGCCGCAGATGGCGAACACGAGTCCCGGCAGGGCCGTGAGCAGACCGGTCTGCCATTCGGCCAGGGAGAATCCGTCTTTGACCTCGGAGAGCACGGGCCCCAGGGAGGAGGCGGCCGGGCGCAGTGAGGCGGCGATGAGGACGAGGCAGGCCAGGGCCAGAACGTCGAGGCCGCGGGAGCGTCGGAACCCCTGCTCGGGCGAAGTTGTCATAGCCTCATCCTTTCAGACAGCTGTGGTCGTCATGCATGCGGGCCGCAGCTCTTCCGGGCGCGCGATCGGGCACAATTGCCAATGGTATACCATCCTACGGTCGCAGGCTGAGCCCATGATCGGTGTGAAGAATGTGCGCCTGTTCCCGCGCACCCCCGATGCTCCCGCCGTCGACGTCAAGAGCACCGAGGGGCGGTTCTCTCGCATCTCCCCCGCCGAGGATGCCGCCACGGGACCTCGACACCGAGGTCCGGGACATCGCCGACCGGGGTCGAGGTCATCGACGGTGCGGGACGGATCCCGCAGGCGGGAATCATCAGGGAACACGGTGTCCGCGAGCTGCTCGTTGCGGCCGAGGCATCGACATCCACCTTCCAAGAGGCGGGCACCGCGGGACTGTTCTCGCTCGAGGAGATCGCGGCCCGCACCAGAGCTGCGGGCATAGCCGGACAGGTCACGGTCTCCCATGTTTTCGCCCTCAATACGAACCTGGAACCCGAGGTCGTCCGGATCCTCGATGCCCTCGCCGAGGCGGGGGTGGCACTGACGACGGTCGCTCCGGCCAAGGGTGCGCCGCCGTAGGCGCTCATCCGTGAGCGCCGCTTGGCTCTGGGATTTGGCGAGGACGGGCAGAGGGATTATTGGAGCCCGTACGGTGACGGTGATCTGCTGCATCGGACCTGGCAGCTGGCGTTCACGAACGGCTTTCGTGCCGACGCGGATATCGAAGGCTGACTCTACATCGCCTCCCGCGGAGGTGCTCAGGTCATGGCCGGGCCAGTCCCGATGGCGCGATGCCTGCCGACGATGCGAAGTTCGGTCTGGGTGTGGGTGCTCCCGCCGAATCTGTGCTCATCACAGCCGATACCGTCACTTCGGCGATCATGGACTGCCCGCAGGATCGGGACGTGTTCAAGGCGGGCCGACTCATCGTCTCCGGTGGCGAGCTGGCAGGCGGTGCTCGGCTGAGCTGAGGCTCAGCGAGCCTTCGCCGCGAGCTGGAACACAGCCTGGCCATTCGAGACGACGACTTCCGTGTCCCCAGGCAGGGACAGGCGGCCCCGCCTGCCGTCGCGGATGAGGGCGCAGAGTTCGGCGACCCGCACCGCACCGAGGTTCTGTCCGGGCACGCCGAGTGAGATCACCCAGTCGCGCACGACTCGGCTGAGCACGGCATCGTCGAGTGCTGTGAAGTCCTCAACCGGCACCGAGGCGGTCCCCCGGATGTGCTGACTGGCCGCCTCGGCGCGGGTATCGATGAAATCGGCGTCGGCCCGGCACAGGTCGGCGGTGCGGGCGAGGTTCGCGGTGATCGGCTGACCGAGTTCGGTTTCGAGTCCGGCCAGCAGCTGCCGGGCACGGACCCGGCTGAATGCGGTGTCGTCGTTCATCGGGTCGTGCCAGATCTCGATGCCCTGGGCCCTGCACGAGGCTTCGGTCTGGTCACGGTCGAGGCCGAGAAGGGGGCGCATGAGGTGTCCGGAGGTCGGGCTCATCCCGGCCAGGGACCGGGTGCCAGACCCGCGCATGAGGCCGAGCAGAACGGTCTCGGCTTGGTCGCTGCGGGTGTGGGCGGTGAGGATCCAGTCGGCTCCGGCCGCTGCCCGTGCGGTTTCGAGGACGGCATAGCGGGCGGTGCGGGCGGCGGCTTCGAGCCCTTCGTCGCCGGCGTCGATGCGCACCGTCGCCACTTCGGCGGGCATACCCCATGATTCAGCGGTGGCGGCGACCCGGTCGGCCACCTCGGCGGTGACGGTTTGGAGTCCGTGGTCGACGGTGACGGCACGGGCACGGATCTCGCCGCGTCGGTGGAGGAATGCGGTCGCGTGGAGCAGCGCCATCGAATCCGCTCCCCCGGACACCGCGACGATGAGGCCTGGTTCTGAACGCCCTGCAGCCTTCAGTGCCGCCCGGACGGCGCCGCGGATGGCTCCGCTGGCTGGGTCGAGGGTCGGTCGCCTCGGCGAGGAGCCGGCAGACGAACGCTCAGCCGTGGACACGGTCGAGCCAGAGCTGCGGTTCGTGGATCTCTGCTGTGCGCGGAAGGTTCGCAGGTTCAGCGTAGATGCGGGAGAAGCCCTTCTGTCCGACCTCACGGCGGACGGCGCGGACGAATTTCGCCCCGTCGCGATATTGCGCGAGCTTGAGGTCCATTCCGAGCAGACTGGTGAGGAACCCGCCTTGGCCGGCGTCACGGCGGGCCTCGAACCTGCGGCGCAGCTTGCGCACGCTCGGGATCACTCCGGCACCCACCTCGTCCATGACGACATCGGCGTGGCCTTCGAGCAGGGACAGGATCGCGGTGGCTTCATCGAGAGCACTGCGCATCTTCTCGTCACGGATGAGGTCGACGATGCTCGCCTCGCCCTTGACGATGCGGCCGAGGGTGACGAAGAGGTCGACGATTCCGCCGACTCCCGGCATCGTCAGTCGGGTCGACACGGCACCGGAGAGCAGGGTGCGCATATGTTCGCGCAGCCAGGGCGCGGTCGCGAACTGCACTTGGTGGGTGGCTTCGTGGAGGGCCACCCACATGCGGAAGTCACGCGGATCGACGTCCATGGCCTTCTCGGCGATGAGCACGGCCGGGGCGACGAACATCAGCCGTCCCGTCTCCACGGCGAACGGGTCGAACTGGCCGAGCACACGGGTTGACAGCAGCGAGAGCACCCCGGCGACCTCGACGGCGCCGGCCTTCGCGGTGGCGGGGCCGACCGGGGCGGGCAGGGCCGCCTCGTCGAGCATTCCGTTGACGGACTGGGCATTGGCTTTGACCCAGCCGACCTGGTCGAGGACGAGCACTGAACCGGCGGCGAGCCGGCCGCGCACATCATCGGCGTGATCCGGCGGCAGCAGAAACGAGTCGAGCACGAGATCTTGAGCGGTCAGCGCATTGTCCTTCATCCCCTCGACGAGTTCATCGAGGACACCCGGTTCGGGGACCTTCGCTGCGGAGACGAGCTCACGGGCGGTGCGGGCGGCGAATCCCTCATCGATGATCATCTGCAGCCGCAATTCGCGAGTGCGGTGACGATATCGTCCACGGTCTTTCTGGCTTCCAAGATCTTGTCCTTATCCACGTCGTCGATCTGGATGGAGAATACGAGGTAGCGTCCCTCCGCGTCGAGCACTCCCCCGGCCAGGGAGGTCACGGTGGACAATGTTCCGGTCTTCGCATGCACCACCCCGGAGGCGTTCCTCTCATTGAGGAATCGGTCGTGCAGGGTGCCGGTCAGTCCCCCGACGGGGAAATAGCTGATGAGTCCGGCAAGGGAGTCATCGGCGACGACCGAAGCCTGCAGGACGGTCGTGAGATCGTGTGGGGCGATCCGGTTGTCATAGGACAGCCCGGAGGTGTCGACGAGGTGCGTGCGTCCGAGGTCGACGGATTCTCCGAGGGCGTCAAGCACCGCCGTGGGACCGTTCTCGAGGCTGCCGTCGCGGCCCTGGGCGATGGCGACCTCATTGCCGAGCATTTCAGCGACGACATTGTCGCTGTGCACGAGTGCGTATTCGACGATCTCGGAGATCGTCGCCGATTCCACGCTGGCGAGTTCCTTCGGGTCCGCGGATTCGGACGACTTCTCGGTTTCGGAGTCGGCGGCCGCCTCGGTGACGGTGATCCCGGTCTTCTTCAGTTCCTTTTCGAAGATCGAGAACGCATCCTTGGCGGGGTGTTCGCTGCGGCCGCGCCATTCGGCCTTCTTCGACCCGACATAGGCGGTGTCGACCATGATCGGCTGGATCGGGGTGATCACGCCCTTGGCGATGTCGGACCGGGACCAGCCGGAGTCGAAGTCCTCGCCGACGTACCGGCTCGTGTCCAGGTTGAGGGCCACTGCGGTGATGTTCTGCTTCTTGAGCTCGGCCGCGGTGTCCTCAGCCAGGGTCCGCAGTCCCCCGTGCCCGTTGACCGAACCTGGATCGGAATCGCCGGCCGACAGGAGCACATCGCCTCCACCGGTGAGGGTCAGTGTGTTCGAGTCCGCGTCGAAGTCCGTCGTCGTCTCCAGCCGCGTCTCCCCGCCGATCGCGGACAGGGCGGCGGCTGCGGTGAGCACCTTCGTCACGGAGGCGGGAGTGCGCGGTTTCGTCTCGTCCTTCGCGTAGAGGACATCATCGCTGAGCCCGTCGCGGACCTCGAGGCCGAAGCCCTTGACCTTCGAGTCCTTGAGCACGGCGTCGATCGTCTTCGGGATCTGTGTGGGCACGGGAGCGGAATCATCCACCGCCGAGGCAGGGGCGGGCACCTGCTGGGCGTGGGCCTGCGGGGTGGGCACGGTCTGGACCTTGACCTGGGGTTCTGTGGTGAGCACCCCCGGCAGGCCGGGCACGAGATCAAAGGCGTCGACGGCGGCATAGGCACCGAGCGCGAGGACGATGACACCGGCGGTGATCGCACCGCCCTTCTTCAGCGGCGATTCGGCCTTCCTGCGGTCGCGGCGCGAGGAGCCGGAGTCCGACGGGTTCTGCGGCGCATCGGTATCGTTCAAACGCAGGCTCTCATTCCTCGACGACCGTGGGGTGGCCGCCGTCGGTGGGCAGTGACGGGGACTTGTACCATCTATTCTAGTGATGCACCCCTAACGTGAAGGAGCACTATGGAACTGTTGGCCACAATCGAGATCCCGCAGGGGTCCCGCAACAAGTACGAAGTCGATCATGAGACCGGTCGGGTCAAGCTCGATCGCTACCTCTACACGTCGATGCAGTACCCCGCCGACTACGGCTATATCGAGGATACCCTCGGAAACGACGGCGACCCTCTCGATGTGCTCGTGCTGCTGCCCGAGCCGCTGTTCCCCGGTGTGCTCATCGACATCCGCCCCATCGGCATGTTCCAGATGGAGGACGAGGCCGGAGGCGATGACAAGGTCCTCGCCGTTCCCGCCGGAGACCCTCGCTGGGACTCCTACACTGACATCTCGGATGTGGACCAGTTCATGCTCGACTCGATCGAGCACTTCTTCAACCGGTACAAGGACCTCGAGCCCGGCAAGTACGTCAAGGGTTCGAGCTGGGCCGGTCGCGAAGCCGCCGAGGCGGAGATCAACGCCTCCATCGAACGGTTCAAGGCCGAGGGCCACTGAGCCTTCGCCTCTCACCGTGCTGAGAACTCAGCGCTGGTCCGCGACCGCCCGGATGATGACATCCGGGCGGTTTCGCTTTGGCCCCGGCCGGGCCCAGCGTGATGATCATCACGATTTCTTAGGTGAACCTAAGGGGCAGGGCGAGCCAGGTTATGCGATTGTCGAGTCATGAAACTCGATCATGTGTCATACGCCAGTGAACCTGACGGCTATCGTGCGACCGCCGAGCGGATCGCGGAGAAGCTCGGAGTGGCTCCCTACGATGGCGGTGTGCATCCTCGATTCGGCACCAGAAACCTCATCTTCCCCCTAGCGAACGGCCATTACCTCGAAGTCGTGGAAGCCTTGGAGCACCCGGCCGCTCTCTCGACACCCTTCGGCCAGGCGGTCCGGGCTCGTTCCGAGCTCGGCGGCGGCTGGATGGGCTGGTGCGTTTCGGTCGAAGATCTCACTGCCGTCGAGACCCGCCTCGAACGCAAGGCCGTCGATGGAAACCGCACGCCGGAGTCCGGTTTGGAACTCAGGTGGCTGCAGATCGGCGTCAAGGGGCTCATCGCCGATCCCCAGCTGCCGTTCTTCATCAAATGGTCCGCCGACTCCTCGCAGCACCCCTCGACGTACAAGACGAATGAGGACGTCGCAATCGACACTCTGCAGATCGCCGGGGACCGCGACCGTCTGCGCGATTGGCTGGGCACTCAGGATGCCAAGCCGATCTCGGAGATCAACATCGACTGGTCCGCGCCCCACGGGACGCCGGGCATCATGTCGGTGAGCTTCGAGACGAAGAGCGGACCCGTCATCATCTGAGACCCGCAGCGCCCGCTCTGTGCGGGGTCGAAGGAGGCCAGAGGCAGTGTTGCCTCTGGCCTCCTTCAGTTGCGCCGGCCGACTTCGGAGCCGTGCTGAGTTTCGGTCAGGAAACCAGCACGGATCGTCCTGAACTCGTCTTCAGAGCCGGCCGCGGCCGATCTCAGCTTCTGCCGTGGCCCTTGCCTCCGCCGTTTCCGTGGCCCTTGCCGTTTCCGTGGCCGTGGCCTTTGTCCTTGCCTCCGCCTTTGCCCTGGCCCTTGATGACCTGGACGACGGTCGGGCGCGGCAACGCGGCCACTCCCTTGTTGACATCGGTGGAGTCGACGTAGTCGGGGAACTGCGAATGCTGGTCCGCGTATGATCCGTCTTCGCCGGGGTGCTGGACGGCGACGAAGGCCGAGCGGTACTCGTCGTGGATGAGCGGTCCGCAGACCTCGGCTTCACGCGGCACGGACAGGAACTGTTCGACCCGCCCTCGCTGTTCGCCTTCGATCGTGACCTTGAACAGTCCGTCGCAGTAGCCGATGCCGTCGGGGGCGCCGTCGGTGGAGATCCACAGATTGCCGGCCGTATCGAAGGCGACGTTGTCCGGGCAGGAGATCGGTGAGACCTGGTCGGCCGGGAATCCGGAGAAGTACGTGGCGTCGCCCTGCTTCGGGTCGCCGCAGACCAGCAGCAGAGTCCAATCGAAGTCCGTTCCGGTGTGGTCGCCGGAGCGTTCGGTGATCTCGACGACATGGCCGTCGCGGTTCTCCGTGCGCGGATTGGCTTCGTCGGCTCCGGCCTTGCCGGAGGTTCCGCGGTCGGAGTTGTTCGTGCAGGCGACGTAGATGCGTCCGTTGACTGGATTGGGTTCGACGTCCTCGCAGCGGTCCATCTTCGTCGGTCCGACTTTGTCCGCGGCCAGACGGGTGTTGACGAGGACCTCGTCGACGGAGAATCCGGACACCTGCGACTTGCCGTCCTTGACCAGCGGCAGCCACTGTCCGCTGCCGTCGAATTCTCCGTCCGAGGGCACATCACCGCTGCCGTCGATCTCGGACTTCGGGGAGTTGCCGGTGAACTTCGCGACGAAGAGGTCGCCTTCGGTCAGCAGCTTCTTGTTGTGCTCGCGGTCGCCTTCGACGAACGTGTCCTTCGAGACGAACTTGTAGAGGTAGTCGAACTTCTCGTCGTCACCCATATAGGCGACGGCGTGACCGGAGTCGGAGATCGTGACGTTGGCGCCCTCGTGCTTGAACCGGCCCATGTTCGTGTGCTTGACGGGGGTCGATTCCGGATCCCACGGGTCGACCTCGACGATCCAGCCGAAGCGGTTCGCCTCATTGGCGTATCCGGGCTTGTTCGTGTCGAAGCGGTCGACATCGTTCTCCCAGCCGTTGGCCGAGTCTTCGCTGTCGAGTCCGTAGCGCTTGTCGGCTGCCGAGGTGCCCTGTGCCTTGAAGTAGGAGTTGAAGTTCTCCTCACCGGAGACGACGGTGCCCCACGGAGTGAGACCGCCGGAGCAGTTGCCCAGTGTGCCCTGTGCCTTGTCGCCCTGCGGGTAGTCCTTCGTCCGCAGCAGGTCGGAGCCGGCGGCAGGTCCGGTGAACTCGTATTCGGTGTCGATGAGGAAGCGACGGTTCTTCTTCCCGTTGACGTCGACCGACCACGGGGAGTTCTTGTGGCGGCGTTCGAGTTCGACGACGGTGAGCCCGTGAGCCTGACGGCTGATGGCGCGTTTGTCGGCCGCGGCCATCGACTCCGGGTACATGATCTCGTCGTTCGTGTACTCCTGGTTGGCGAACAGCACTGCCCGATTCTCGTCGACCTCGTCGACCTGGATGGAAAGGAAGTCGTTGTTGTACCCGAATTGGCGTCGCTGCGCTTCGGGGCTCTGGTTCTCCGGATCGAACTTCGGGGAGTCGGGGAACAGCGGATCGCCCCAGCGGACGATAGGGTGCCAGGAGTAGCCCTTCGGCACGATGAACCTGTCGACCTCGTGGTGGATGGGATCGATGGCGGAGAACTTCAAAGTGCCGTGTCCGGCCGCCGCGGCACTGCTGGCCGTCGGGCTGGGAGCGGTGGTGACTGCGAGCGCCAGAGCTCCCGCGGCTGAGGCTCCAAGGACGGCACGGCGGCTGAGCTTAGCGTCGACGATGTCGCGGAAGTAG
Above is a window of Brevibacterium siliguriense DNA encoding:
- the tilS gene encoding tRNA lysidine(34) synthetase TilS, coding for MSTAERSSAGSSPRRPTLDPASGAIRGAVRAALKAAGRSEPGLIVAVSGGADSMALLHATAFLHRRGEIRARAVTVDHGLQTVTAEVADRVAATAESWGMPAEVATVRIDAGDEGLEAAARTARYAVLETARAAAGADWILTAHTRSDQAETVLLGLMRGSGTRSLAGMSPTSGHLMRPLLGLDRDQTEASCRAQGIEIWHDPMNDDTAFSRVRARQLLAGLETELGQPITANLARTADLCRADADFIDTRAEAASQHIRGTASVPVEDFTALDDAVLSRVVRDWVISLGVPGQNLGAVRVAELCALIRDGRRGRLSLPGDTEVVVSNGQAVFQLAAKAR
- a CDS encoding zinc-dependent metalloprotease, whose amino-acid sequence is MIIDEGFAARTARELVSAAKVPEPGVLDELVEGMKDNALTAQDLVLDSFLLPPDHADDVRGRLAAGSVLVLDQVGWVKANAQSVNGMLDEAALPAPVGPATAKAGAVEVAGVLSLLSTRVLGQFDPFAVETGRLMFVAPAVLIAEKAMDVDPRDFRMWVALHEATHQVQFATAPWLREHMRTLLSGAVSTRLTMPGVGGIVDLFVTLGRIVKGEASIVDLIRDEKMRSALDEATAILSLLEGHADVVMDEVGAGVIPSVRKLRRRFEARRDAGQGGFLTSLLGMDLKLAQYRDGAKFVRAVRREVGQKGFSRIYAEPANLPRTAEIHEPQLWLDRVHG
- the dacB gene encoding D-alanyl-D-alanine carboxypeptidase/D-alanyl-D-alanine endopeptidase, giving the protein MNDTDAPQNPSDSGSSRRDRRKAESPLKKGGAITAGVIVLALGAYAAVDAFDLVPGLPGVLTTEPQVKVQTVPTPQAHAQQVPAPASAVDDSAPVPTQIPKTIDAVLKDSKVKGFGLEVRDGLSDDVLYAKDETKPRTPASVTKVLTAAAALSAIGGETRLETTTDFDADSNTLTLTGGGDVLLSAGDSDPGSVNGHGGLRTLAEDTAAELKKQNITAVALNLDTSRYVGEDFDSGWSRSDIAKGVITPIQPIMVDTAYVGSKKAEWRGRSEHPAKDAFSIFEKELKKTGITVTEAAADSETEKSSESADPKELASVESATISEIVEYALVHSDNVVAEMLGNEVAIAQGRDGSLENGPTAVLDALGESVDLGRTHLVDTSGLSYDNRIAPHDLTTVLQASVVADDSLAGLISYFPVGGLTGTLHDRFLNERNASGVVHAKTGTLSTVTSLAGGVLDAEGRYLVFSIQIDDVDKDKILEARKTVDDIVTALANCGCR
- a CDS encoding inorganic diphosphatase; translation: MELLATIEIPQGSRNKYEVDHETGRVKLDRYLYTSMQYPADYGYIEDTLGNDGDPLDVLVLLPEPLFPGVLIDIRPIGMFQMEDEAGGDDKVLAVPAGDPRWDSYTDISDVDQFMLDSIEHFFNRYKDLEPGKYVKGSSWAGREAAEAEINASIERFKAEGH
- a CDS encoding VOC family protein, which translates into the protein MKLDHVSYASEPDGYRATAERIAEKLGVAPYDGGVHPRFGTRNLIFPLANGHYLEVVEALEHPAALSTPFGQAVRARSELGGGWMGWCVSVEDLTAVETRLERKAVDGNRTPESGLELRWLQIGVKGLIADPQLPFFIKWSADSSQHPSTYKTNEDVAIDTLQIAGDRDRLRDWLGTQDAKPISEINIDWSAPHGTPGIMSVSFETKSGPVII
- a CDS encoding PhoX family protein, translating into MRTFLPMADHVRGKRSAVTCALKCDNACLKATCNTSSNGYFRDIVDAKLSRRAVLGASAAGALALAVTTAPSPTASSAAAAGHGTLKFSAIDPIHHEVDRFIVPKGYSWHPIVRWGDPLFPDSPKFDPENQSPEAQRRQFGYNNDFLSIQVDEVDENRAVLFANQEYTNDEIMYPESMAAADKRAISRQAHGLTVVELERRHKNSPWSVDVNGKKNRRFLIDTEYEFTGPAAGSDLLRTKDYPQGDKAQGTLGNCSGGLTPWGTVVSGEENFNSYFKAQGTSAADKRYGLDSEDSANGWENDVDRFDTNKPGYANEANRFGWIVEVDPWDPESTPVKHTNMGRFKHEGANVTISDSGHAVAYMGDDEKFDYLYKFVSKDTFVEGDREHNKKLLTEGDLFVAKFTGNSPKSEIDGSGDVPSDGEFDGSGQWLPLVKDGKSQVSGFSVDEVLVNTRLAADKVGPTKMDRCEDVEPNPVNGRIYVACTNNSDRGTSGKAGADEANPRTENRDGHVVEITERSGDHTGTDFDWTLLLVCGDPKQGDATYFSGFPADQVSPISCPDNVAFDTAGNLWISTDGAPDGIGYCDGLFKVTIEGEQRGRVEQFLSVPREAEVCGPLIHDEYRSAFVAVQHPGEDGSYADQHSQFPDYVDSTDVNKGVAALPRPTVVQVIKGQGKGGGKDKGHGHGNGKGHGNGGGKGHGRS